A genomic window from Quercus lobata isolate SW786 chromosome 10, ValleyOak3.0 Primary Assembly, whole genome shotgun sequence includes:
- the LOC115965885 gene encoding NADPH-dependent oxidoreductase 2-alkenal reductase-like has protein sequence MTESLFKIQHTDVPLSYYTGLLGMPGMTAYAGFYELCSPKKGEYVFVSSAFGAVGQLVGQLAKLMGCNVVGSAGSKEKVDILKSKFGFDEAFNYKEEHDLDAALKRCFPEGIDIYFDNVGGKMLDAVLLNMRLHGRIAVAGMISQYNLDQPEGIRNLLSLVYKRIRIEGFTVYDYYHLFPNFLDLVLPYIREGKIVYVEDIAEGLENGPAGLVGIFSGHNVGKLVVVVARE, from the exons ATGACTGAAAGCctctttaaaatccagcacacTGATGTGCCCCTTTCCTACTATACTGGACTTCTTG GTATGCCTGGTATGACTGCTTATGCTGGTTTCTATGAGCTTTGCTCAccaaagaaaggagaatatgtTTTTGTCTCATCAGCATTTGGTGCAGTTGGCCAACTAGTTGGGCAATTGGCCAAATTGATGGGTTGTAATGTTGTTGGAAGTGCTGGAAGCAAAGAAAAG GTTGATATACTAAAGAGCAAGTTTGGATTCGATGAGGCTTTCAATTATAAGGAAGAGCATGACTTGGATGCAGCTCTAAAAAG GTGTTTTCCTGAAGGCATTGACATTTACTTTGATAATGTTGGAGGCAAAATGCTTGATGCAGTTCTCCTTAACATGAGATTACACGGTCGCATTGCCGTAGCTGGAATGATCTCACAATACaatcttgatcaacctgaagGCATAAGAAATTTATTATCTTTGGTATATAAGAGGATTCGTATAGAAGGATTTACAGTGTATGATTACTATCACCTCTTTCCCAACTTTTTAGACCTTGTGCTGCCTTACATTAGGGAAGGAAAGATAGTATATGTTGAAGACATAGCTGAAGGCCTCGAAAATGGCCCGGCAGGTCTTGTAGGCATTTTTAGTGGTCACAATGTCGGAAAGCTAGTAGTTGTAGTTGCTCGGGAGTGA